One window of Nitrospira sp. genomic DNA carries:
- a CDS encoding PAS domain S-box protein, with translation MPQKTIKKTSSAKRKAPRRARSANTTSRSSSIPSVEEELFPKAFRLSPHPIGITELETGRCLEVNAACLEIFGFRRDEVVGQTTLMLGIWPDPQEWVRLIDRLKAEGKVRNLEVSMRTKDGGLRRFLISTDLITLKGKRCLLTIGNDITERKQAEEAWHQSEERWQLTATGTTDGIWDWDVAGHTVFLSPRWKQLRSYHEEEIGVDETEWLSRIHPEDFSRVMTTVQSYFKKEIPTFHCEYRTRRKDGTYFWISDRGIAVWDAQGRVVRMVGSETDITERKQAEETLHRLNETLEQRIMTRTAELKETNERLQAEITERKQAELLLAAEKRVLELIAIGAALPEVLDTLTRETEAQSTEGMLCSVLLADEEGQRLLHGAAPSLAEAYNAAIHGIAIGPKVGSCGTAAFERKPVFVSDIAGDSRWAAFKDLAATHGLGACHSTPILSSQGRLLGTIAMYYRRPHNPGAHDRQLIERATQLAAIVIERKRADEALRASEELFRIFLNNALNVAFVKGCDGRYLYVNRRFEEAFQLEEDEALGKRDAELFPRNQAEQFQCNDRSVLDAGEAMEFEETACYADGLHTSIVVKFPVRDGSGQIYAIGGFVTDITDRKRTELALQQNQLVLQEKRQELQMLTEKLLTAQDSERQRIARDLHDDFGQRLVALTLDVAALERQPPLSPESLGKTLEPVRKELAQLSDDLRRLAHRLHPSLLKHAGLRVALEDYIQQAMKRTGLSITLKVGDLPDSLPLDLATCLFRVCQESLQNVAKHANATKVLVKLSGSSKGIGLSVTDNGTGFAVRDKSSHQKGLGLTSMQERLRLMNGFLNIHSRPADGTKVCAWIPFQE, from the coding sequence ATGCCACAAAAAACGATCAAGAAGACATCATCAGCCAAGAGGAAGGCGCCCCGGCGCGCGCGAAGCGCCAACACAACCTCGCGGTCCAGCTCGATACCGTCGGTCGAAGAAGAGCTGTTTCCTAAGGCCTTCCGTTTGAGTCCGCACCCAATCGGGATTACCGAGTTGGAAACGGGGCGTTGTCTTGAAGTCAACGCTGCATGCTTGGAAATCTTTGGGTTTCGACGCGACGAGGTGGTGGGGCAAACGACGTTGATGCTGGGGATTTGGCCTGATCCTCAAGAGTGGGTTCGGCTCATCGATCGGTTGAAGGCTGAAGGGAAAGTCCGAAATCTCGAAGTGTCCATGCGGACAAAAGATGGAGGACTGCGCCGATTTCTTATTTCAACGGACCTGATCACCCTCAAGGGGAAACGGTGCCTGTTGACGATCGGCAACGACATCACTGAGCGGAAGCAGGCGGAAGAAGCATGGCATCAGAGTGAAGAGCGGTGGCAGCTTACCGCAACGGGGACAACCGATGGGATATGGGACTGGGACGTTGCTGGGCATACCGTGTTCTTATCCCCGAGGTGGAAGCAGCTGCGTAGCTACCACGAAGAGGAGATTGGTGTGGATGAGACCGAATGGTTGTCTCGGATCCATCCGGAAGATTTCTCACGGGTGATGACAACGGTGCAATCGTATTTCAAGAAAGAGATTCCTACGTTTCACTGTGAATACCGTACAAGGCGCAAGGACGGAACCTATTTCTGGATCAGTGACCGCGGAATTGCCGTCTGGGACGCACAAGGACGAGTGGTTCGCATGGTGGGATCTGAAACGGACATCACCGAACGCAAACAGGCCGAGGAAACGCTTCACCGGCTTAACGAGACGCTTGAGCAACGCATCATGACCAGGACGGCTGAGCTGAAAGAGACGAACGAACGGCTGCAGGCGGAGATCACCGAGCGCAAGCAGGCCGAGCTACTCCTGGCGGCGGAGAAGAGAGTCCTCGAACTGATTGCGATTGGAGCGGCGCTGCCTGAAGTGCTCGACACGTTGACGCGCGAGACCGAAGCGCAGTCCACCGAGGGCATGCTGTGCTCGGTGTTGCTGGCCGATGAAGAGGGACAACGTTTGTTGCACGGGGCTGCGCCGAGTTTGGCCGAAGCCTACAACGCAGCCATCCACGGCATCGCGATCGGGCCGAAGGTAGGGTCGTGCGGCACGGCGGCGTTCGAGCGCAAGCCGGTGTTCGTCAGCGATATTGCCGGCGATTCACGTTGGGCCGCCTTCAAGGACTTGGCGGCGACCCACGGATTGGGGGCATGTCACTCGACGCCGATTCTATCCAGCCAGGGCCGGTTGCTCGGCACGATCGCGATGTATTATCGCCGGCCGCACAATCCCGGCGCTCATGATCGGCAACTGATTGAGCGGGCGACACAACTGGCGGCCATTGTGATTGAGCGCAAGCGGGCGGATGAGGCCTTGCGCGCGAGCGAGGAGCTGTTTCGCATATTTCTCAACAATGCGTTGAATGTTGCGTTCGTGAAGGGGTGTGATGGGCGGTATCTTTATGTGAATCGCCGATTCGAAGAGGCGTTCCAACTCGAGGAGGATGAGGCATTAGGCAAGAGAGATGCAGAGCTCTTCCCGCGCAATCAGGCCGAGCAGTTTCAATGTAACGATCGCTCTGTACTCGACGCAGGAGAAGCCATGGAATTTGAGGAGACGGCATGCTACGCCGACGGTCTCCATACAAGTATCGTCGTCAAGTTTCCCGTGCGAGACGGATCAGGGCAAATCTACGCGATCGGAGGATTTGTCACCGATATCACCGATCGCAAAAGGACCGAGCTGGCCTTGCAGCAGAACCAGCTGGTTCTCCAAGAGAAACGACAAGAACTCCAAATGCTCACAGAAAAATTGCTCACGGCACAGGACAGTGAGCGCCAGCGGATCGCGCGCGACCTGCACGATGATTTCGGCCAGCGGCTGGTCGCCCTAACGCTCGATGTGGCCGCACTCGAACGGCAGCCCCCACTCTCGCCGGAGTCGCTCGGCAAGACCTTGGAGCCGGTGCGCAAAGAACTGGCGCAGCTCTCCGACGATCTGCGCCGGTTGGCCCATCGCCTACACCCGTCCTTGTTGAAACATGCGGGACTCCGGGTGGCGCTCGAAGATTATATTCAGCAGGCCATGAAACGAACCGGCCTGTCCATCACCCTGAAAGTCGGAGACCTGCCCGATTCGCTCCCGCTTGATCTCGCGACGTGCCTGTTCCGAGTGTGCCAGGAGAGCCTTCAGAATGTCGCCAAGCATGCCAATGCGACGAAAGTCCTCGTCAAGCTGAGCGGCTCGTCGAAGGGGATCGGCCTCTCGGTGACGGACAACGGGACGGGCTTCGCTGTTCGTGACAAGAGCAGTCACCAGAAGGGACTAGGACTGACGAGCATGCAGGAGCGGCTTCGGTTGATGAACGGATTTCTCAACATCCATTCCAGGCCGGCGGACGGGACCAAGGTCTGCGCCTGGATTCCCTTTCAGGAGTAG
- a CDS encoding response regulator transcription factor has translation MTRPRILIADDHSLVLAGLQRLVEDEGDVVGTVKDGRALVEEAQRLRPDIILLDISMPLLNGLDAARQLTKLVPDSKLIFLTVHATPTYVTQAFKAGAAGYLIKESAAAELKEAIQAVRQGRHYMTPLVTKDTMEATLHTSQGSVCKRPATALTPRQREVLQLIAEGKGTRSIASLLHISVKTVEFHRARLMEELNLHSTADLTRYAVSEGLVSL, from the coding sequence GTGACTCGTCCTCGCATCCTCATAGCGGATGACCATTCACTCGTGCTGGCCGGTCTCCAAAGACTGGTTGAAGATGAAGGAGATGTGGTCGGCACCGTCAAAGACGGCCGAGCCTTGGTCGAAGAGGCGCAAAGGCTGCGGCCGGACATTATTCTCTTGGACATTTCCATGCCGCTGCTCAACGGTCTGGACGCAGCCAGACAACTCACGAAACTGGTGCCGGACAGCAAACTGATTTTCTTGACCGTGCATGCCACCCCCACCTACGTGACCCAGGCCTTTAAGGCCGGGGCCGCAGGCTACTTGATCAAAGAATCCGCGGCGGCGGAGCTCAAGGAAGCCATTCAGGCGGTTCGGCAAGGTCGGCACTACATGACGCCGTTGGTGACCAAGGATACGATGGAGGCGACGCTCCATACATCCCAGGGGTCAGTCTGTAAACGACCAGCGACCGCCCTCACGCCGCGCCAACGGGAAGTGCTGCAACTCATCGCGGAGGGGAAAGGCACCAGGTCGATCGCCTCACTGTTGCACATCTCTGTCAAAACCGTGGAATTCCATAGGGCCCGCCTTATGGAGGAGCTGAATCTCCATTCGACTGCCGATCTCACTAGGTATGCCGTGAGCGAGGGCCTGGTGAGTCTCTGA